A single Pan troglodytes isolate AG18354 chromosome 19, NHGRI_mPanTro3-v2.0_pri, whole genome shotgun sequence DNA region contains:
- the LOC104003056 gene encoding LOW QUALITY PROTEIN: uncharacterized protein LOC104003056 (The sequence of the model RefSeq protein was modified relative to this genomic sequence to represent the inferred CDS: inserted 2 bases in 1 codon), giving the protein MRCLCFPELWNVLGPAAVLSFCQHVHTARSLVSRQDPWDYGTSRAAFSGHCPHVWAPVASRPLALGRLGGRGVGGAGTSLIQAPHAWPWGVFVLQVPRVPPSPSSSASHEWGRGWVRGPQKLPLCTSPACHSSXLTKTSTSIVTGAEAWGCCAVSLVTRVGSFLSAPFRQEVISERKEENHVQIRGGSGDGLSIRTQPPPFLCV; this is encoded by the exons ATGAGGTGCCTGTGCTTCCCTGAGCTCTGGAATGTTCTGGGGCCAGCGGCTGTGCTTAGCTTCTGCCAGCACGTCCACACGGCCCGTTCCCTCGTCTCACGTCAGGACCCCTGGGATTACGGGACCAGCAGAGCTGCCTTCTCTGGCCACTGCCCACACGTGTGGGCCCCTGTGGCATCCAGGCCACTTGCTCTGGGGCGTTTGGGGGGCCGGGGAGTGGGTGGAGCTGGCACCAGCTTGATCCAGGCTCCTCATGCCTGGCCCTGGGGTGTGTTTGTGCTCCAAGTGCCAAGAgtgcctccctccccctcctcatcTGCTTCCCATGAGTGGGGCCGGGGCTGGGTGAGAGGCCCCCAGAAGCTGCCCCTGTGCACCTCACCAGCCTGTCACTCTTC TCTAACAAAAACAAGTACCTCAATTGTCACGGGGGCTGAGGCCTGGGGTTGCTGTGCTGTCTCTCTAGTTACCAGGGTTGGCTCCTTCCTCTCAGCCCCCTTCCGGCAGGAGGTTATATccgagaggaaggaggagaaccATGTCCAGATACGTGGGGGCAGTGGGGATGGGCTGAGCATCAGGACACAGCCTCCCCCATTTCTGTGTGTGTAA
- the LOC134808917 gene encoding proline-rich protein 2-like — translation MAVHLQGSVSPSPHGGAPAGIRVPVPPWGCTCRHPCPRPPVGVHLQASVSPSPHGCAPAGIRVPVPPVGVHLQASVSPSPRGGAPAGICVPVLPVGVHLQASVSPSSRGGAPAGVCVPIPAVGVHLRASVSPSSPWGCTCRHLCPRPPVGVHLQASVSPSSPPGCTCRHLCPRPPVGVHLQASVSPSSRGGAPAGIRVPVPPWGCTCRHLCPRPPVGVHLQASVSPSPRGCAPAGICVPVLPWGCTCRHPCPRPPVAVHLQASVSPSPRGCAPAGICVPVPPVGVHLRASVSPSSPWGCTCRHLCPRPPVGVHLQASVSPSSRGGAPAGIRVPVPPWLCTCRHLCPRPPVGVHLQASVSPSPHGCAPAGICVPVPPVGVHLRASVSPSSPWGCTCRHPCPRPPRGGAPAGICVPVLPVGVHLQASVSPSSHGCAPAGICVPVLPVGVHLQASVSPSPRGGAPAGVRVPVPPWGCTCRRLHLCPRPPVGVHLQASVSPSPRGGAPAGVRVPIPPWGCTCRHLCPRPPRGGAPAGVRVPVPRGTHL, via the exons ATGGCTGTGCACCTGCAGGGATCCGTGTCCCCGTCCCCCCATGGGGGTGCACCTGCAGGCATCCGTGTCCCCGTCCCCCCGTGGGGGTGCACCTGCAGGCATCCGTGTCCCCGTCCCCCCGTGGGGGTGCACCTGCAGGCGTCCGTGTCCCCGTCCCCCCATGGCTGTGCACCTGCAGGGATCCGTGTCCCCGTCCCCCCCGTGGGGGTGCACCTGCAGGCATCCGTGTCCCCGTCCCCCCGTGGGGGTGCACCTGCAGGCATCTGTGTCCCCGTCCTCCCCGTGGGGGTGCACCTGCAGGCATCTGTGTCCCCGTCCTCCCGTGGGGGTGCACCTGCAGGCGTCTGTGTCCCCATCCCCGCCGTGGGTGTGCACCTGCGGGCGTCTGTGTCCCCGTCCTCCCCGTGGGGGTGCACCTGCAGGCATCTGTGTCCCCGTCCTCCCGTGGGGGTGCACCTGCAGGCATCTGTGTCCCCGTCCTCCCCGCCAGGGTGCACCTGCAGGCATCTGTGTCCCCGTCCTCCCGTGGGGGTGCACCTGCAGGCATCTGTGTCCCCGTCCTCCCGTGGGGGTGCACCTGCAGGCATCCGTGTCCCCGTCCCCCCGTGGGGGTGCACCTGCAGGCATCTGTGTCCCCGTCCTCCCGTGGGGGTGCACCTGCAGGCATCCGTGTCCCCGTCCCCCCGtggctgtgcacctgcaggcatcTGTGTCCCCGTCCTCCCGTGGGGGTGCACCTGCAGGCATCCGTGTCCCCGTCCCCCCGtggctgtgcacctgcaggcgTCCGTGTCCCCGTCCCCCCGtggctgtgcacctgcaggcatcTGTGTCCCCGTCCCCCCCGTGGGTGTGCACCTGCGGGCGTCTGTGTCCCCGTCCTCCCCGTGGGGGTGCACCTGCAGGCATCTGTGTCCCCGTCCTCCCGTGGGGGTGCACCTGCAGGCATCTGTGTCCCCGTCCTCCCGTGGGGGTGCACCTGCAGGCATCCGTGTCCCCGTCCCCCCGtggctgtgcacctgcaggcatcTGTGTCCCCGTCCTCCCGTGGGGGTGCACCTGCAGGCGTCCGTGTCCCCGTCCCCCCAtggctgtgcacctgcaggcatcTGTGTCCCCGTCCCCCCCGTGGGTGTGCACCTGCGGGCGTCTGTGTCCCCGTCCTCCCCGTGGGGGTGCACCTGCAGGCATCCGTGTCCCCGTCCTCCCCGTGGGGGTGCACCTGCAGGCATCTGTGTCCCCGTCCTCCCCGTGGGGGTGCACCTGCAGGCATCTGTGTCCCCGTCCTCCCAtggctgtgcacctgcaggcatcTGTGTCCCCGTCCTCCCCGTGGGGGTGCACCTGCAGGCATCCGTGTCCCCGTCCCCCCGTGGGGGTGCACCTGCAGGCGTCCGTGTCCCCGTCCCCCCATGGGGGTGCACCTGCAGGCGTCT gcatcTGTGTCCCCGTCCTCCCGTGGGGGTGCACCTGCAGGCATCCGTGTCCCCGTCCCCCCGTGGGGGTGCACCTGCAGGCGTCCGTGTCCCCATCCCCCCGTGGGGGTGCACCTGCAGGCATCTGTGTCCCCGTCCTCCCCGTGGGGGTGCACCTGCAGGCGTCCGTGTCCCCGTCCCCCGTGGGACGCACCTGTAG